Within Candidatus Neomarinimicrobiota bacterium, the genomic segment TTTAGATATTCTGACAGAGAATCCAATTGGTGGTCCCAGAATACGCGGTATCGTTCGAGCCAATCAATGGCTCCTTTCATCGGTTCTGCAACTAATTTGATAGAGTGGACTCTTCCTCTGATATCTCTGGAAATTAAACCGGCTCTTTCGAGGACCTTGAGGTGCTTGGAAATAGCCGGAAGTGAGATATCGAAGGGTTTTGCTATCTCCAGCACAGATTTTTCACCGGTTGTGAGTTTTTCGACAATCGCCCTGCGAGTAGGATCCGCAAGCGCAGATAGTGTGGAATCTATTGTACCGGAAGTATATTTAACCATATGGTTAAATATATCACGAGGTCTATGCGTTGTCAAGTGATATATTCTTCATCCATATAATCGGCTTGACAGTGTTACCTATATCCCTTTTATTACCTCAATCATCAGAGATAATTGAATATATTTAATTACTTCATACTCACATGTTTAAGCCTCTAATTAAAAAAGCTGATTTTGATTCGTGGGCGGAATATTACTGGACTTATCAATTTACGCTTGCGGATAAGTATCTCATACCTTATCTGGAAAATTATATACAATCGTTTGAAGGACTTAAAATTCTTGACGTCGGCTGCGGTGAAGGCGGTACTACGGCGGCTTTTACGAGGATGGGCGCTGAATGTTACGGAACGGACATAGATGAACATAGATTACAAAAATCATCTGAAATTCCGCAAAATAAGGGGATTCATTTTGAACTTCTCGACGTTTATGATATCAACTCCAGCGATACCATTTCCAATACAAAGTTCGATTTGATTGTCTTGCGCGATGTGATTGAACACCTACCTGATACCTATGAAGCAATAAGCGCTCTCAAGGAGATCTTGGCTGAAGACGGAAAAATATTTCTGACCTTTCCGCCGTATAATTCCGTTTTCGGAGGTCATCAACAAATAATCGCACCTATTCCTTTCATTCATTTGATGCCCTCTTTCCTATTTTACGGAATACTTAAAGCGCTCGGAGGAAATAAGGAGAAAATATCAAAACTGCAGCATATCAGGAAAGTACGGTTGTCGATCTCCCGAATACTTAAAACATTAAAAATATTAAATTTTCAAATTTTAGATAATACGAGTTACATCATGCGCCCATCATTCAAGGTGCGATATGGATTTCCGATTATAAAATCGAATTTTATCGGCTCTATACCATTGATCAGGGAGTTTAAGATCAGCGGTTGCTATCTGTTGGCCGTTCTTAACGGAGATAAGTAATTCTGAGTTTTTACTGGTTTGAAGGTACGCGCTGATAAAATACTACTAAATGTCATAATCGGCCGGCGGAATTTACTCCATAGTGTATAACTCACGAAAGTTATTAACATCTGAAAAATTATTGGATGGGTGATGTTGATAAGTTGTTCATATTGAATAATATTATAGTTTAAAAATATAAAATATAACGATAAATCGACGACTATACCGTTAATAAATAGGTTGTTACAACGTTCATATAAATATATGCTTTATATATTATCCTGTTAATAACTAATATTTGTCAGTATATGAATTCCTCGATATTTTTGATAGTTATTGATCGAATGAATCGAGCAGTTTTAAATATTCATACAGTTGTATTTACTATTACATTATATTATGTTCATGAAAATTACTCTTAATTATGAATGACTTTCTACATTCCGGAGGACCCTTAAGACGGAACGCACTTATTCATGGATTTACAGCATCAATTATTTTGCTTATGGTCCTCACAACCACAGGGTTTTCGCAAAGAGGCTCGTATGAGATAATTCAGGGTGATCCAATGTATTATGTGCTTCCGAAAGACAGGATTTCTGCAATAGACGATCCGAAATTCAAAAGCGTCGAAGAAGCAGAAAAATTCATGCGGGACGATGAACTTGTTCTCGGATTGGTCGTTAACGGCGAAGCGCGCGCTTACTCTACCTGGCATTTAGACAAACATGAAATAGTCAATGATTTCATAGGAGACACGTACATATCGGTAAGCTGGTGACCTCTTTGCTTTACGGGCATCGTGTATGTCCGCAAATTCGATAATAAAGTTCACTCCTTCGGCGTATCCGGTAAACTCT encodes:
- a CDS encoding winged helix-turn-helix transcriptional regulator; amino-acid sequence: MVKYTSGTIDSTLSALADPTRRAIVEKLTTGEKSVLEIAKPFDISLPAISKHLKVLERAGLISRDIRGRVHSIKLVAEPMKGAIDWLERYRVFWDHQLDSLSEYL
- a CDS encoding methyltransferase domain-containing protein; its protein translation is MFKPLIKKADFDSWAEYYWTYQFTLADKYLIPYLENYIQSFEGLKILDVGCGEGGTTAAFTRMGAECYGTDIDEHRLQKSSEIPQNKGIHFELLDVYDINSSDTISNTKFDLIVLRDVIEHLPDTYEAISALKEILAEDGKIFLTFPPYNSVFGGHQQIIAPIPFIHLMPSFLFYGILKALGGNKEKISKLQHIRKVRLSISRILKTLKILNFQILDNTSYIMRPSFKVRYGFPIIKSNFIGSIPLIREFKISGCYLLAVLNGDK
- a CDS encoding DUF3179 domain-containing protein, with amino-acid sequence MNDFLHSGGPLRRNALIHGFTASIILLMVLTTTGFSQRGSYEIIQGDPMYYVLPKDRISAIDDPKFKSVEEAEKFMRDDELVLGLVVNGEARAYSTWHLDKHEIVNDFIGDTYISVSW